In the Cydia splendana chromosome 2, ilCydSple1.2, whole genome shotgun sequence genome, one interval contains:
- the LOC134803168 gene encoding nuclear pore glycoprotein p62-like, producing MSLFGSPATTSAGTFGTATPSTGFAFGGTGDNKSVFGSATTGFSFGSGDTAKPTFGAAATTGNTTMFFNSPTSNAPAFGASSSFSFGSAAKTTAPTSSLFGSPSTTTAAPAFGASKPLGGFGGFSSPPNQTVGSPGFGQPAQTGAQSSPFGGATQPPVLGQAAQPQGLTFGSPANANKPASAFAFATPTSGFSAPQPAATTAQAPSFGAATPAGGFGSFGTTTAAPQAAAPTATGFGFGQTSTPAQGLNLTQPASGAATGLSFGSTFGKPAATQPGTGLGFSAPQATQASSLGFGATPATTQATGLSFGAAPSTQGTGLNFGAAPASTQATGLSFGTTPASTGTGLSFGTTTAATQGTGLGFGTTPASTQGTGLSFGATPASTPATGLSFGAPASTGTGLSFGTTPASIGTGLNFGAASTAQTTASLGFGATPTAATTAGLSFGTTSTAATSAATGLSFGTATSSALGFGKTPASTAATTAASSFQLGKPATTSAGFSLTSTASTQPSSAASTTAPSGITALGKTTAATTMPSILPVTTTAAAPPQPITSITFAQLEENINKWTLELEEQEKTFINQATQINAWDRLLIANGEKIVEVNDTVQAVKNEQQSLELELDFVLAQQKELEDLLAPLEKQLLESGDRARDPEREQMYNLAENLDSQLKTMSQDLKEVIEHLNETNRSQDSNDPIGQIGRILNAHMSSMQWIDNSIAQISTKLDQLKATHDTLRRDNERSFHLAYN from the exons GCTTTTCTTTTGGTAGTGGTGATACGGCAAAGCCCACTTTTGGAGCAGCAGCAACTACTGGTAACACCACCATGTT CTTCAACAGTCCGACCAGCAATGCACCAGCATTTGGGGCCAGCTCTTCATTTTCATTTGGATCAGCAGCTAAAACTACTGCTCCCACTTCATCATTAT ttGGTTCTCCAAGTACAACAACCGCAGCACCGGCCTTCGGAGCGAGCAAGCCTCTCGGAGGCTTTGGTGGGTTCTCATCCCCGCCCAACCAAACAGTTGGGAGCCCCGGCTTTGGCCAACCCGCACAG ACTGGAGCACAGAGTTCACCGTTCGGCGGTGCCACGCAGCCACCCGTTTTAGGACAAGCTGCGCAGCCCCAAG GGTTAACGTTCGGCTCGCCTGCGAATGCGAACAAGCCTGCTAGTGCGTTCGCGTTCGCTACGCCAACATCAGGCTTCTCCGCGCCGCAGCCCGCC GCTACAACCGCGCAGGCTCCAAGTTTCGGCGCCGCGACGCCGGCGGGAGGCTTCGGCAGTTTCGGTACCACTACTGCAG CGCCACAGGCAGCGGCGCCAACTGCCACTGGGTTCGGCTTCGGCCAGACCTCGACTCCGGCGCAGGGTCTCAACCTGACCCAGCCCGCATCGGGGGCGGCCACGGGGTTGAGCTTCGGGTCCACCTTCGGGAAACCCGCTGCGACACAACCTGGAACGGGTTTAG GTTTCTCTGCGCCACAAGCCACCCAAGCTTCGAGTCTCGGTTTCGGTGCAACTCCAGCGACAACTCAAGCAACGGGACTCAGTTTCGGAGCAGCACCGTCAACTCAAGGAACTGGACTGAATTTTGGAGCCGCACCAGCATCTACCCAAGCAACTGGGCTTAGTTTTGGAACAACACCCGCGTCGACAGGCACTGGACTCAGTTTTGGAACTACTACGGCCGCTACTCAAGGAACTGGGCTCGGTTTTGGAACAACTCCAGCGTCAACACAAGGAACTGGTCTTAGTTTTGGTGCAACTCCAGCTTCCACACCAGCAACTGGGCTTAGTTTTGGGGCGCCGGCTTCCACCGGCACCGGGCTTAGTTTCGGAACAACGCCGGCCTCGATTGGAACTGGGCTTAATTTTGGAGCTGCCTCTACAGCTCAAACGACGGCTAGCCTCGGTTTTGGAGCGACTCCTACGGCCGCGACGACGGCCGGGCTCAGTTTTGGGACGACGTCGACCGCGGCCACTTCAGCAGCAACTGGGCTCAGTTTTGGGACTGCGACTAGTAGTGCACTTGGTTTTGGGAAAACTCCTGCTAGTACTGCTGCGACTACTGCCGCTT CAAGCTTCCAGCTCGGCAAACCGGCCACAACCAGCGCTGGATTCAGTCTCACCTCGACAGCCAGTACACAACCTTCATCCGCCG cATCCACGACAGCACCCTCCGGCATAACAGCGCTAGGAAAAACCACCGCCGCCACGACCATGCCGTCTATACTCCCTGTAAC GACCACAGCAGCCGCGCCGCCTCAGCCAATCACCTCGATCACGTTCGCGCAGCTCGAAGAGAACATCAACAAGTGGACGCTAGAACTGGAGGAACAGGAGAAGACATTCATCAACCAGGCCACGCAGATCAACGCGTGGGACCGGCTACTTATTGCTAATGGAGAAAAG ATAGTTGAAGTAAACGACACAGTGCAAGCCGTGAAGAACGAGCAGCAGAGTCTCGAGTTGGAGCTCGACTTCGTGTTGGCCCAACAGAAGGAGCTCGAGGACTTGCTCGCGCCGCTCGAGAAACAGCTGCTCGAGTCCGGGGACAGGGCGCGAGATCCCGAGAGGGAGCAGAT gtACAACTTAGCTGAAAACCTAGACTCGCAGCTGAAGACAATGTCGCAAGACTTGAAAGAAGTTATTGAACACCTCAACGAGACCAATAGAAGCCAAGACAGTAATGATcca ATCGGTCAAATAGGGCGCATTCTCAACGCACACATGTCGTCAATGCAATGGATAGACAACTCCATCGCACAGATATCGACCAAACTAGACCAGCTGAAAGCGACCCACGACACACTGAGGCGGGACAACGAAAGATCGTTTCATCTTGCTTATAACTAA
- the LOC134803091 gene encoding checkpoint protein HUS1 isoform X2, which translates to MKFRAVMVDAGPMREFTNIVSTISKLSKECVARIADDQLYFIVSDENSGPAPPILWCEIPQAMFFSEYQMPSSTSQQTRQVTHDIPVKVIPRKSWSDFQEPKIPKPDISIELPALKQLRTTIDRMRTMAAEVMIRASAEGRLTLQIKTDTSKVSTRFKDLRVEAFEGPIEHSDSETETQANEDMSHICYCRVDAKKLSMFLSADQISHNRTVCSIVHKKLVILCLQTEENVKLQCFITGIVF; encoded by the exons ATGAAGTTTCGAGCAGTGATGGTGGATGCTGGTCCAATGCGAGAATTTACAA ATATAGTTAGCACAATATCGAAGCTTTCTAAGGAATGTGTCGCGAGAATAGCCGATGATCAACTTTATTTCATTGTTAGCGATGAAAATAGTGGCCCCGCGCCACCAATATTATGGTGTGAAATTCCACAAGCTATGTTTTTTTCTGAATACCAAATG CCATCATCAACATCACAGCAGACCCGGCAAGTTACTCATGACATACCTGTCAAGGTCATCCCAAGGAAGTCATGGTCAGATTTCCAAGAGCCAAAGATACCCAAACCAGAT ATATCAATAGAACTGCCAGCGCTGAAGCAGCTGCGAACCACGATAGACCGCATGAGGACTATGGCTGCCGAGGTGATGATCCGAGCCTCCGCCGAGGGCCGACTGACATTGCAGATTAAGACGGATACTAGCAAAGTGTCCACCAGATTTAAGGACTTAAGGGTGGAGGCGTTTGAGG gTCCCATAGAGCACTCTGACTCTGAAACAGAAACGCAGGCAAACGAAGACATGTCTCACATCTGCTATTGCCGTGTAGATGCTAAGAAATTATCCATGTTCCTGAGTGCAGATCAAATCTCACATAACAGGACAGTGTGCAGTATAGTCCATAAGAAATTAGTTATTCTATGTTTGCAAACAGAAGAAAATGTCAAGTTGCAGTGTTTTATCACTGGTATTGTATTCTAA
- the LOC134803091 gene encoding checkpoint protein HUS1 isoform X1 gives MKFRAVMVDAGPMREFTNIVSTISKLSKECVARIADDQLYFIVSDENSGPAPPILWCEIPQAMFFSEYQMVGLDEDHKDIYLEFTSANLARSLLTLKSAKALKMKLTKKQCPCLTLEIEVPSSTSQQTRQVTHDIPVKVIPRKSWSDFQEPKIPKPDISIELPALKQLRTTIDRMRTMAAEVMIRASAEGRLTLQIKTDTSKVSTRFKDLRVEAFEGPIEHSDSETETQANEDMSHICYCRVDAKKLSMFLSADQISHNRTVCSIVHKKLVILCLQTEENVKLQCFITGIVF, from the exons ATGAAGTTTCGAGCAGTGATGGTGGATGCTGGTCCAATGCGAGAATTTACAA ATATAGTTAGCACAATATCGAAGCTTTCTAAGGAATGTGTCGCGAGAATAGCCGATGATCAACTTTATTTCATTGTTAGCGATGAAAATAGTGGCCCCGCGCCACCAATATTATGGTGTGAAATTCCACAAGCTATGTTTTTTTCTGAATACCAAATGGTGGGTTTAGATGAGGATCACAAGGATATATACTTAGAATTCACTTCTG CAAATTTAGCAAGGTCTCTGCTAACCTTAAAAAGTGCAAAGGCTTTAAAAATGAAGCTGACGAAGAAGCAATGCCCATGTCTTACATTAGAAATTGAAGTG CCATCATCAACATCACAGCAGACCCGGCAAGTTACTCATGACATACCTGTCAAGGTCATCCCAAGGAAGTCATGGTCAGATTTCCAAGAGCCAAAGATACCCAAACCAGAT ATATCAATAGAACTGCCAGCGCTGAAGCAGCTGCGAACCACGATAGACCGCATGAGGACTATGGCTGCCGAGGTGATGATCCGAGCCTCCGCCGAGGGCCGACTGACATTGCAGATTAAGACGGATACTAGCAAAGTGTCCACCAGATTTAAGGACTTAAGGGTGGAGGCGTTTGAGG gTCCCATAGAGCACTCTGACTCTGAAACAGAAACGCAGGCAAACGAAGACATGTCTCACATCTGCTATTGCCGTGTAGATGCTAAGAAATTATCCATGTTCCTGAGTGCAGATCAAATCTCACATAACAGGACAGTGTGCAGTATAGTCCATAAGAAATTAGTTATTCTATGTTTGCAAACAGAAGAAAATGTCAAGTTGCAGTGTTTTATCACTGGTATTGTATTCTAA